AGCTTCGGTTTCCGCATACCTCTCGCAATCTCGCACAGAGGAACCATACAGCTCCTGCCGCAGCGACGCAGATATCTTGGCGCACTTCTGCAGAGCTTTGCCAACAACATCGACTTCCTCCTCTTCCACTAGttccatctctttctctttctctttctctttctctttctctttctcctcctcctcgtcctcctcctcttccaaCTCGGACCAATGGacctcgtcctcttcctcctcctccgatcgGGCCCCGATCACCTCCTCACTATCCTCGTCCAGGACGAAGCGCCGGCTCCTACTGCTCCTCGGCGGCCGAGACGCTCTcacctcctcctcgtcctcgtcaTCATCGTCCGAAACTACCGCGGCTCCATTAGCGGACGGTTTTGCTAGGGTTTGGGAACGGTAGGCGAAGGATTCGATCTGCGTGGGCGCGGTGCGGGCCTTCTTGAGGATCCGCGAGGGCTTGAAGCTGTGGTTCTCCCACTCGTCGTCGGAGATCTCGTCGAAGGAGCCCCTCATCGAAGGGAATCGGGCAAGGGGAAAGAGCGCGGTGCTAGGGTTTCGGGGTTCCGCGAGTcgggagaagaggagagggaggaggagaaggatcgCGGAGGAGGGAGATGGAGAAGGGGGAGAATTTGGCGGTTCGAGTTCGCGAGCGACGGTCGATTTCTTTTCTTGAGCCGGTCAACGGTCGGGAGGGGGCGCCGGTTTAAATGATATCCGAGTCCGAGTCCCTGTAGCCTGTAGGAAACGGGCTAAAAGTTAGAGAGGATATAACCGTTAGCACTTCCCAGATCCGAGTATGATACCGGGTTAGCCAAAATGGATATATAACCGTTAGCACTGATTATTAAGCATGGTCCAGAGGAAATAGTTCCTGAACCCAGTCTACAGCATCATCTTTGAACTGCAGGAAAATGTCAGTATTGGAGTTTCCGATCAACTCAAATCTACGTGATTCATAAATGTGACATACTGATTGGTAGGTCTAAGATCTATTTGCTTAATGCGAGACTActtatatgtaaattttaattacagtcgctcaattttatttgttaaatggTAGTCAAATAAAATATGGTTGATATAGATTTTAGTTTATATCGATTGGGTAATATAAGTTATTCTTCTAAACAACAAATGTTGgtcatttttttcctttcaataaagaagacggaaattttaatttgaatcgtgaattttgaaattttaagctcttttattgttaattttgtTTCCAAATCCTCGCAATAGAGTACTATTGacatgaattttgaatttgtattcTCATGTGTATTTTGCAAGTTATTAAAATCGCTGGGATAAAATAAACGTTGAGGATGGATGGGAGCACAAATTCACTTTCTAATTGAAAGGACATAAGATATTGATAGAGCAGGCCAAACTTTTAATTATCCAAAGAAAAATTCCTTAcattgatatatattatatataaatatatttcatcCAAAAAAAACTTTCAACTCCAATTGTAAAAACTATGTTGGATCCTCATTAAACTTAGGTCTAGCTATACATAaccattcaaaaattaaaaattcgaaaaccACTTGTTTTCAACTCATTTCAATCAGCCACCTTAACTCCAAATTTAATTGTCTTTTTAATAATTGTTGGctttataaaatcaaataacacAGATAACTCCAGTGACGAAGCTAGGACTTGATTACGATGGGGGccaaaatacatacaaatttaaattttagtaagtaaataaaatatacctaattaaaattttgatgaggaaatatattgactaaattgttagtgtaaaaaaaacatttaccttttttatttatacttacttaacttttaattattttatttatattatttcactcaaataattttgaaatttactaaatctaatagtaattccgttaataatttaatttcttaatttttactaaatacAATTGTGATCATTGATTATTATTAGTTGACTGagctattaactttaatatattttttttaattaaataaaaatttatctaaaataattagaaattatgaaaatatgtactaaataacaaaaattaaaataaatttagagttaAGAAAGTATTATGTTCGCACCAAgaactttttttaaatataggtcGGTGACATAACTCTCATCAATTCATTGTAGCATGTAGAGAAGGACTAACATTGACTTCCAAAACGCAAATAACTCCAGAGGAAGCATAATAATTAGTTACAAAATTTTTCACGAACCGAACCGACTTattttggttcggttcggttcattTCGTCTCCATAAGTCGACCGGTTTGGTTTTGCCAGTGGCGGTGATACATAAGCAGCCGTGGATCGACAGCATAGAGTAAGATAGAGAGGTCGCGTCGCGGTGAAGCAATGTCGGACGCGTACAAGAAGGTGAAGGCGGGGAGGCTCGTCTTCAAGGGCGGCGACGCCGCCACCCTCgacaagaagagaaagaagaagaagaagacgaccgagtcggcgtcggcggcggcggaggaggacgagaacAGCAACCCCTCCGGcgagggggcggcggcggcagcgggggACGGGGGGGAGGTGTACACGATCGACGCGGCGAAGCGGATGAAGTACGAGGATCTCTTCCCCGTGGAGACCAAGAAGTTCGGCTACGACCCCGCCAACAAGTCCCGCACCGCCGCCCGATCCGTCGAGGAGGCCCTCGACGATCGGGTCAAGAAGAAGGCCGATCGCTACTGCAAGTGACGGATCCGAAGGTATGAGTTCCTTGCTctcgggttagggttagggttagggttagggttagtgcTAGGGATAATTTTTCGTTTCATCAGCGCTTGGAGCATTGCTTGCTATTCTTGCTCGATCTTTACACGTTATTTTATCTCGTCTAGATCTTTTCCATCTAAATTCACGTAAGTAACAAAAACATGACCTTCCTGTTAATCCTGATGTAAGCATGTAACATTTTGCTACGTTTGTATCCTGTGGTTTAGTTAGGGATCTAAGTTTTGGAATTGTGCTTATAGGATCTTATTGTCCTTGGAATTCGCAATTTGGTCATTTGTTTGCTAGGAGATCTTCTTTATTCAAAGAACTCAATCTGTTGGACTTATAAATTGCTTAAGTAGATTAGTGCCTTGCGTTGCTAGTCCGTTATTTGGTTGGGCTGGAAGAATATGAAGTTAAATGTTGCTGTGtcttgttttcttctttcttcttttttctttttttctttttttcttttttttttggctcctTCGTGAAATGTGGGTGGCAAGGAAGAGATTAAcaaaatttactatatttgttcTTTGCCTGGACTACTGTTCCTTAGCTTTTATTGTCCTGCACAAGCATCTAGCTTTTACTCCCCTGCACAAGCATCTACTATTAACAAAGTTTAGGCGCATGAGTCATGAATAAGTTTCCTAGGTTTAATTCTGGATATGATTTCATTTTCCCAGCAATTGTTATAAACTGACTTCTGTATATCCCTTGTGTTGTTTCCTACAGTCAGAATTATGAGTCATGTTTTTGTTAATTGCATGCCTGcaggaaaaaaaagtttagaaataGTTTATGGACTGTAGGGAGTGATGTAAAACCTGAAGCGCAGTTCAGAGTTTggtgaaaaaagaaatacaGCATAGAAAGTGAAAACACATCCAAAGTTCAATGCAGTAAAATATAACTAAGcctatgtttttttcttttttttatttcttcgtATCCTATACTTATTCATTCTTCTCATCACTCCTTGCTGTATGTATGATATCAATCCATGGGAGTACACTTAACCCCAAGTAAAGAGACAAAAAAGTTGTATGTATTTGTTACTTTTCAAATCAAACATACTTAATTTTAAACTCTTCCCTTCAACCATTTGAACTGCACGTATCACGGCAAATAATGATGTAAGCAGCTTTTGTGCAGAGAAGAACCCAAGGGGCCTGGCCGGGGCCTTGACACCCCAAAAGTTCCTTTAATTTATTTCGCGGTAAAACTTAAAAGCAGGACTTGTAGATTAGGGAAGTTTTGTTCATCTTAACCTCCGCAGAACATTGGAACTGCATAACCAAACTAGAGCAGATCTGTTAGTGTTTAAACAGCGAAGTCGTGTTTCCAGATCAATTAATACAtatatccaacaaaaaaaagttagaaaataaCTGATTGCTGAGAAAAATCCTAACTAATTGTATCGAGATACACGAGATAGGCATTCCTCGTTCATGCTTAATACTTTTAAGACTTTATAATAATCATCAACCATTAGCAATTCTATGATTTTGCATATTGTATAAAGTTTTTACTCAATGAAATCCACTTATATCTTATGCACGTCATGCTTCATAGTTCATATTGGAAAACTAACAAATGCTTATggttttttgtctttttttttctccctggAATTTTCATCATTCAGTCGCTGGTTTTTTGTGCCAAATAACATACTGTACTATAGTTGGGGTTGTATTTTAATTTAGAGCTTCAGTTCAAACCTTTAATTGAATCTTTGATAAAAGCTTTAGTGCTATCTGTgctaatttctttcttttctatattTCCCAGATTATTGTGTATGTTTCTTATGCTGATTTTGGGAGCATCGGCATGGTGGTTACTACTTGTTAGAAAGAGCTGTACCCAAAAGTTAGATGGATAGTTAGCCATATTCAAGTCTGTAAAGAGAGCAAGTAGTAGTCATTACACATGGTATGCTACTAGCTTATTTCACGTTCTGTAAAATGTATCTTGAGTTTCTGATGCATTATTGATGATAAATCCTTGCTACATTTATATAGTTCATGAGTTTAATGCAAGAAATTAAACTCCTATCTCTTTCCTAGTGTTGGTTTTTCTGCTCATTTTGTTTAGTTTGGAAATCAGagatgatatatattattttaggcTCACCTTTTAAATCTGTTGAAAGATGAAATCTCATTGTTTAAAGTGGATATAATCAGAACAATTTTTTGTTCTTGCTTGTTCCATAACCTCTGAAGTTATGTAAAAGTATTATTTGTATGACTTTCCTgtacaattatttttcttgtCGTGTTGATATCTATAGAAGGTTTCCAGCTTGGAGAATGCGTGTTtcttagaagcaccaaattcCTTATTTGTATAGGAAGTTTTCTCCTCTCTTTAttgaatttgtttttcttttgcatGTGATCTGTTTCTTTTATTCTTGAGTTGATCTTAAAATGCCAACTAGTCCTATTGATCTATAGATGCTTTCAGCATTTGTGTGAACTGGATAATGCTAGAGTGAAAAGAGCTCATGATGGGGTAACTCAATGTTAGgaatttttttaccaaaatattGTTAAAGCATCAGATTCTTGTTTGTTTTTTCAAGTCCACACAAGTTTGATATTGTGCTTTAGCTTGTATACCTTAGCACTTATTGATGATGGATGTAATACACCTGGTACCAAGTTTTTGTTTGTGTCTTATCTGcaaatttgtattttgtttatCTCATTAAGAATTTGTACTCAAAACATGTTTCCTAATCCAGTTTTGAGCTGTCAAGAGTTCCACAGAAAATCGCACTGTTGGATAGTTACTTTTGTACAATCTATGCAACACGAAACTTTAGCTAAATCTGATGCCACACTTGTCtataatgctttttttttccccttacgTGCAAAGCTTTGGCACGATTTTTTGATCTTTAAATGTGAGTCTACATGTTTTACTCTTTTGACATGACATGAGTGTATGCTACTCAAATGCATAGTTGAAGTAGTGCGATTTGTGTTACATAATATCATTGTTAGTTGCCAAGTATATTTTGCACCTGTTTTATTTGTTTCAACTGTTTTCTACAGTATTCTATTTTGGTTTCTATAAATTGGTGTTACCTGTGTATGTTTAATTCGTTTTGAAACAGATTATTATGGTTTATAAAAcctctttttagaaaaaaatattagatgaCCAGATTGAAACTGCTTACTTTCTAGCCTCATTTTGGTAGACTTTAACTTTAAATGTCTCCATCATCTCCAATATTTAGAAACTTTGTTGGGAACATGACTGACCTCTTTGACCCTCTTCGACCAGAAGATCCCAGACGATGACTAAACCTGAGTCTTCGACTGCCCAGTGTTCTTTTTCATCATTTCACcatagtaaaaagaaaaaaagtttcatACCCTTCATCTACATCAAAGTCCATTTCCTCATCATCTCACTGTAGTCCGTTTCCCAATCCTGTAGAATGCTATTGCTATACCTATCACCTTTGCCTCTTGAGTGCCCACCCCCAAGCCCCACCAACCTTAGTGGGTGGTGGTTAAACGTTTCATTCCAACTTGGTCgtctttaaaaaaatgataatatgaGGGAGAAAGATATTAGAAGGTAGGAGGACCAACTATTAGACACTTCGGTGATTGATAGATGGTTTTTGTTATGTTGCTGGTGATTAAGTAAACAAATTATAGCCCTTCTATGCCTTGCTTTTCCATTTGGGAAAATGCTTAGCATGCTTATTGTTCAGCTGTGATTGCACACCCAGGGGCTTTCCGTAACTAGACGACAATAGGGCCATTAAATGCGCGTAATGATCTTGTGTGTCCCTATCCTGAGGACAACGAGCCTTCACTCTTCTTTTGTTAGTGTACCTTTTGCCTGAGACGAACTGTAGGTGGACAAATATGTAGAGATGCTACTGCTACTTGTCAACTTGTAACTTGATTGATTCTGATGTATTAAGACGGAAGATTAAAGGATCATTAGACACTTCGAATTTTCCCCTAAGATGCTGGTTAGTGGCGTGTGTGCCGTATATATAGTGGATTGTGCTTGGGTTGCCACTTTAGCTTGCATTGTGGTGACAAAGTGGCATTAACTGCACCTTTTTGCATTAAGGAGTGGGTGATTATCTTGGGTGCTGGGGCTAGACATTACTATAGGTCCAAAGGTGTTCATTATTTGAAAAAGGAGACAAATAAAATTGGATTGCTGTCCATGTCACTACATTCCTTTTGATGATGGTGTGTCTTCCCTAGACCTAACTAAAGGTGACCTATGTCACTTTTGTTCCATGGGTTCACTAGTTATTGTGAAAATTGGCCCATGAAAATGcttcttgtttttttctttctgtagtGATGTTTGCATATATTGAAGagatgattttttgtttttgccttAATCCCACTTAGATCATCTTTTTTTGCCCTAGTCCCCCTTTGCCCTGCTTTCGCAGGGAAAATAAATTCACTTCACCATCATGGAAGTTTATTTTCTCGTTTTCTCTCCTGCTCTCGTAatgttttcttctctcttctgtTTTTCTCCATCCaaatagaaggaaaaagaaatgaataatAGAATCGACCTGCGTAGGTCCGAAAGGTATTTCATGATGGGAAAAGAACGTTGCAAGAAGTGCCCCAAAAGCACTTCTAGTGGAAGTAGATGTCACAGAACTTTAAGGTTGAGGTGGGGAACCACCACTCATCAACACTCACCTACTAGGCCATGGTTTAAGCAAGCATGTCTGGCTTTTGTTAAAGAGGTATTAGTGAAAGTGATAATTGCACCAATTCACTGAGGTAAGTTGTACTCATGCAACTACTTTTTGGAGTTCTTGAATTATTAAATTGTATatattgacatttttttttggtcGTGATTACGAGAATTGAGTTTTGGttgttcaaaattttattgatagtGAGATTAAGAACTAAAGAACAAGGTGATTTAATATTTCTCCAGAACATGTCTTTGATATATTAGGAAGAAGGACGATATCACACAGAACATCGGCTAAGCACATGTGACACTTAAAACCCTGTTTTGTACAGCAATGTCGCCGACAGAGACCCAAAGAGAGGGATTGCAATTTCTATGCACTAAGCTTTGTTCCCCTTGTTAAATTGCTGTTTCGAAAGCAAAAGCTCAACTCAGCACTAAAAGGTATGAATAGATTGCAAGTGATTCTATGACATTTTGTT
This genomic window from Ananas comosus cultivar F153 linkage group 3, ASM154086v1, whole genome shotgun sequence contains:
- the LOC109708334 gene encoding uncharacterized protein LOC109708334, encoding MSDAYKKVKAGRLVFKGGDAATLDKKRKKKKKTTESASAAAEEDENSNPSGEGAAAAAGDGGEVYTIDAAKRMKYEDLFPVETKKFGYDPANKSRTAARSVEEALDDRVKKKADRYCK